CGCGCACCTACAAATCGCGCAAAATCACTCCTGAGATGATTAATCGGCCGGTTCATGTTGCCATCGCGCTTTGGGAAGTCCCTTGGGAGTCCGCCACCTCGGGAAAAATTGATGGATGGGTTATAGCCGTCGACTCCGCGCAGGGCAGATTTGTGCGTAAAGGCCAAACCAAAAATGGCGACGTTGTGCCACGCGCAGCTGCAGCTCTCAAAGGTGCGCTGCGCGGGGTTAAAAGCAAAGCATGGATCGTTACAGGTCGTCGCCAAACCGCGTTGCGCGCTGAACTAGTGCGTCAAAACTACCTGGTTACGGGCAGCTTTGTTGCAGAAAACCGTGCTGGTGTGAAAGCCTCAACGCTGTCTCGCCGGGCTGAGCACTCCGCCCACTATAAGGCCAAAAAAGTCGGCGAAGCTGTCGAGCGCGCCCCGCGCCCCAAAAAAAGACAAAAGGCCTACTGGTGGCCCCACTTTTCCTCAAGTAACGGTGTGCTTCCTACCGGACTTTTACGCGTGGCGACGGATGCTTCCACCGATGGGGTCTTTCGAGGAGCAATGTGTTTTGTGGCGGCCAATGGTGATTATCTCTTGGAAACCGCCGATACCACTGCTTCCTCCGATGAACTGGAATTAGAGAGCATCACTCACGCGCTGGAGTATCTGAAGAATATTGGCGCCGAGGCAGCTCGCATTGAAACCGATAGTAAGGCAGCTCTTGAGGCGATTGATTACATCCTTAATGCCAATCCGCGGCGCAGTAAAACCGGCCAGCGCTGGCGTGGAATTTCTTCCGGTGCCCGTTCTCGTTTTAAAGATGGCTGGTTAGCGCTGGACGGTCAGTGCACAGTGGAACTTGCCCAAGTGTTGGGGCACGCAGGCGATCCACTTAATCAAGCAGCTGATCAAATTGCTTATATGGGTATGCGTGCCGTCATTTTTGAAAAGAAAAGCTCCGGCCACACCCTCGCTGCGGGGATCGATCGTACGCTGCACAAGAGCATTGCCCGTGTAGAGGGGGAGTAGCAGGCTCCACAGGGTAAGCTGGTGACCACGTGCAAAACCAAAAGGAGCCTGGATTTTCGATGAGCAACCAACGCATCGGTGTAGTTATTGTCTCTTATGGACACGAACAAGATGTGGCGAATCTAGTTGATTCCTTTGCTTCGCAGTTAAAAGACGGCGACCGCGTGGTTGTGGTGGATAATCGCAAACCTTGGGTTTTGGAATCCATGGTAGGTGAGCGACTTAAAGCTCATGGGGTAGAAATTATTAATCATGACAATGGCGGCTTTGCCGCGGGCTGCAATGCCGGCGCGGCAACCATTGCCGATGATGTAGATTTACTCTTCTTCCTCAACCCCGATACCGTCATCGACGATCCCTCGCTTTTTAACTCTTTGCGACGCGTAGATGAACAGTGGGCTGCCTTCATGCCGTATCTGTTGCTTCCCGATGGCACTATCAACTCCGCGGGAAATGCCCTGCATATCTCAGGTCTTTCCTGGGTAACTGGTCTTGATGAAAAGCCAGAGGATGATAAGGATGTCTCGGAAATCTCCATTGCTTCCGGTGCTTGCCTGGTGGTTCGTACCGAGTGGTGGAAGCGCCTCGGTGGCATGGAAGAACTGTATTTCATGTACCACGAGGACACTGACTTCTCCGCGCGCTTGTTGCTGGCCGGCGGTAAGATTGGTCTGCTGCACTCTGCTTACGTCACCCATCACTATGACTATGCCAAGGGTGACTATAAGTGGATTTATATTGAGCGAAATCGCCACGTTTTGTTGCTGAGCGTACTGCCTTTGCCGTTGCTTTTGGTGTTGGCACCACAAATTCTGGGCGTCAACCTAGGGCTTTGGGCGATTGCT
The window above is part of the Corynebacterium deserti GIMN1.010 genome. Proteins encoded here:
- a CDS encoding ribonuclease HI, with the protein product MESIDLEQLAGTQSRTYKSRKITPEMINRPVHVAIALWEVPWESATSGKIDGWVIAVDSAQGRFVRKGQTKNGDVVPRAAAALKGALRGVKSKAWIVTGRRQTALRAELVRQNYLVTGSFVAENRAGVKASTLSRRAEHSAHYKAKKVGEAVERAPRPKKRQKAYWWPHFSSSNGVLPTGLLRVATDASTDGVFRGAMCFVAANGDYLLETADTTASSDELELESITHALEYLKNIGAEAARIETDSKAALEAIDYILNANPRRSKTGQRWRGISSGARSRFKDGWLALDGQCTVELAQVLGHAGDPLNQAADQIAYMGMRAVIFEKKSSGHTLAAGIDRTLHKSIARVEGE
- a CDS encoding glycosyltransferase family 2 protein encodes the protein MSNQRIGVVIVSYGHEQDVANLVDSFASQLKDGDRVVVVDNRKPWVLESMVGERLKAHGVEIINHDNGGFAAGCNAGAATIADDVDLLFFLNPDTVIDDPSLFNSLRRVDEQWAAFMPYLLLPDGTINSAGNALHISGLSWVTGLDEKPEDDKDVSEISIASGACLVVRTEWWKRLGGMEELYFMYHEDTDFSARLLLAGGKIGLLHSAYVTHHYDYAKGDYKWIYIERNRHVLLLSVLPLPLLLVLAPQILGVNLGLWAIAAKEERLALKVKSLKLLIRDLPAIFKLRRRTQKLAQLNAAQYLEKMEWRLDNPNLGSIGSNKIVNAVYGTYYKLCLKVLRRKA